The sequence GACCTAAATTCAAAACTGCAGGGCAAGGACAAATTGTTTCCTAGTTTAGTAAATGATATCAGTGCATTCAAAATGAAGTTAAAACTGTTCATCTCTCAGCTAAAAAACAAGGATTTTAGCCAATTTCCACATTTAAAGGAACAAAGTGAATGTGTTCAAGATAATAccaaatttacaaaatacattgaaaaaatCATACTACTACAAGAGGTCTTTGATACTCGTTTTAGTGATTTTGCTAAAGAAGAAGATTGCATGCTTGCATTTATAAATCCATTTTCACTTACTGAACAAAACATTCTGAAGATGCCTAGTAATATACAGATGGAACTTATTGATCTAAAAGCAAATTCAGTACTGAAGAGTAAATTTAATGAACTTCCCTCACTCTCAAGTGAATCTGGAATGCTTAATTTTTGGCGATCATTACCATGTGAACATTTTCCAGAACTGAGAAAATTTGCCCAAAGTTATGCCTGCCGCTTCGGAACAACATACAGATGCGAGCAAGCATTTTCATTCATGAAAATGATCAAGAACAAACTGAGGTCGCGACTATCCGATTCAAGTCTGAAAAACTGTCTGTTGCTGTCAGTTACTAATTTAACTCCTAATATTACAGATTTGGTGAAAGCGAAGCAAAGTCAAAAGTCTCATTAAAcctagttatgtttatttttcctccatgtaaaattatttttcattaaaactgctAATTGTgttgataaatttttattagatATTCTTTCATAAATAACTAATGAAATATATCAATGCAAATGcaaagtgttaataaaataaacaaagtttaccTTATATTCATGTTGAATTCTTTTTACAACTTCTACATGTGTCCACACTCcacattaacatatatatatataacaaatgattATATGTATAACTGCCAAATATCTCCAAATTACCATACTTAAAGGATTGAAAGGCTGTTAAAGTTTGTGTGGCGCATCTGAATTAGAAGTGAAAAAAATTGGTGCATAGGAAACAAAAGGTTGGCCACCCCTGCTTTAGATGATGTGGAAAATGTGATAAAACACTTCGATCTTTAAAGCTTGATTTAGTAGATTCTCTAGTTCTAACCTATTCACACAAAGACTGAATTTCTAATGGACACCAACACGAATGGACAATGGAGCTGAATCAGTGTGATTGGAATTGCAGGGTGGAATATAACATGTAATCATGTGTGCTAGTTATATGCTTTTTCCTCTTGAACGCAAGTGTTTTACATAATGAAGGAGCTGCTTTCATTAGTTGTGTTCTTGAAAAACTATTGCCACTAATTGTATGGTAGAAACTTTACCATCTGAGTGAATCATTCTTTTGGAAACTGTTGGTAAGCAGACAGAATAATAGCATGGTGGATAATTACTTTTGCaagaatataaatttttcataGTTTATTGACCAGACATAAAAACATAAACGTGGATTAACTATCTCACTGTATGGTGACATCATGACCCTGGAGAACAAGTGAATGTTGAAAGTATGGAAGTTTATGCTATAGGAAATACAAACCACTGAACAGACATATTCTAGTATCAGAGTGATGCCAATGTTCATAATTTAGTTGCTCATCTCTGAGAAACCCTAGATGAAGATTGGTTACTCATTGTTGTACTGCAAGATTACCACT comes from Tachypleus tridentatus isolate NWPU-2018 chromosome 12, ASM421037v1, whole genome shotgun sequence and encodes:
- the LOC143235699 gene encoding general transcription factor II-I repeat domain-containing protein 2-like, which gives rise to MFDSAFLVDITSHLNGGCLIQSQWWMFDSTFLVDITSHLNDLNSKLQGKDKLFPSLVNDISAFKMKLKLFISQLKNKDFSQFPHLKEQSECVQDNTKFTKYIEKIILLQEVFDTRFSDFAKEEDCMLAFINPFSLTEQNILKMPSNIQMELIDLKANSVLKSKFNELPSLSSESGMLNFWRSLPCEHFPELRKFAQSYACRFGTTYRCEQAFSFMKMIKNKLRSRLSDSSLKNCLLLSVTNLTPNITDLVKAKQSQKSH